Genomic DNA from Solanum pennellii chromosome 3, SPENNV200:
GAAGGATACGGACAGTTTTTGATGTTGGTTGCGGTGTGGCTAGCTTTGGTGGTTATCTTCTATCCTCTGATATTATAGCAATGTCATTGGCACCAAATGATGTGCATCAGAATCAAATACAGTTTGCTTTAGAGAGAGGAATTCCTGCATACCTTGGTGTCCTTGGAACGAAAAGACTGCCTTATCCAAGCAGGTCATTTGAATTTTCTCACTGTTCTCGTTGTAGGATTGATTGGCTTCAAAGGGATGGAATCCTTCTCCTTGAGCTCGATAGGGTACTTAGACCTGGAGGCTATTTTGCATACTCATCTCCTGAAGCATATGCACAGGATGAAGAGGATTTAAGAATATGGAGAGAGATGAGTACACTTGTTGAACGCATGTGCTGGAGAATTGCAGCGAAAAAGAATCAAACTGTCATTTGGCAAAAACCTCTAAACAATGATTGTTACATGGAAAGACCTCCTGGTACGCAGCCACCACTCTGTCGATCTGATAATGATCCAGATGCTGTCTGGGGTGTGAATATGGAGGCATGCATAACACCTTATTCTGAACGTAAGTGCTTGCCTCTTCTGTCTTGTCAAATGGATGCATTTTTGTTGACTTAAGGTTATAAGAAACTTGTAAGTTGCTTACCGTTAGTTTTCCTCAAAACCTTACTTCCTTATTGTCACCATTCTCTCAGATGACCACAAAGTCAGTGGAAGTGGACTGGCTCCTTGGCCAGCTCGATTAAGTAGTCCTCCTCCCCGTCTTGCTGACTTTGGGTATTCGAATGAAATGTTTGAAAAGGACACGGTaatttgttttagtaatattgGTTAACTTGTGCCATTTGGTTCAACACACGAGCTTAAGTGCTCCATTACAAACTTGATGACTCCTTGCTTTCTCGGATTATCAACAGGAGACTTGGAGGGAGAGGGTTGACCATTATTGGAGTCTGTTAAGTTCTAAGATTTCATCAGACACCTTGAGAAATATCATGGACATGAAGGCTAACTTGGGGTCATTTGCTGCTGCTCTGAAGGACAAAAACGTATGGGTCATGAACGTTGTACCCAAAGATGGACCCAACACTCTCAAGATTGTATATGACCGAGGCTTGATTGGCACAACACATGACTGGTAGGTGGATAATCTTTTTCACTTTGTATAACCATATTAGTCTGCTAGTTTTACTTTGTGGCCTAAATCTTTCGCCTTTAGGACATTGAACTGAGCATATTTATGAACATCTTAGTTTTTCTAGCCATTATGAAACTAATGTAGCTGTGCATTGTTATTCAAGACTTTTAATGGTTGAGGAGCTCGGATATAGTTATCTGTCTTATATTTTCCCCAGTAGATGTTGATCATAGCCAAGGTGAACGGTCATTTGTAACATTAGTTGCACTTACGTGCTTTTGTGCAGGTGTGAAGCATTCTCAACCTATCCCAGGACCTATGATTTGCTCCACGCTTGGACAGTCATCTCTGATGCTGAGAAGAAAGGTTGCAGTGGTGAGGACTTGTTACTCGAGATTGATCGCATACTTAGGCCTACAGGTTTCGTTATCATCCGTGATAAACAACATATTATCGAATTCGTAAAGAAGCATTTATCAGCATTGCACTGGGAAGCAGTTGCATCAACTGATTCCACCTCGGATCCCGAGCAGGACAACGATGAGGTCGTTTTCGTCGTGCAAAAGAAACTGTGGCTCACAAGTGGAAGCATCAGAGATACAGAATAGATAGCAGAGTTTGTAATACATTTTGCTAATTCATTTTCTCTCTAGGCCTTTAGGgtgttaaagaaaaaaaaatgtatgccCTAAATTTTCAGTTTGAATTTGTATTTGCgtgttatttattttctttttttactccCAACacatttttatgtaagtttacAAACTGATAGACTACATAATGTATTCATaggctattttttttttttataattagtgtattttaatatttgatcattttgagTTGCAAATTCTTGTGGAAGGTATAAATGATTACTTCTGTTCTTTCtcattagttatttttattttattttttatttttttctcatttattttttaaatgagaaATAAAACAGATAACTACATTTTCtctaatatatttcttttataaaaattgggttttaaaattattttattactctTTTGTGACTTGAATTTAGGGATCAATTTCTGGCCCTAGGAGGACTAAATGAATATCATGTAACACATCACAAATAGTGTATGTTTATCTTTTTGATTagtaaattcattaaattgatataatttaatgtaaacattagtttttgtttttatttatcacGGGAATGCTTATGTAACATCAACCAAATTACTAATAAGATCACATCATAATTAAATGTCCATTATGAATCATCACAATCTCCAAATTATtgtaaaaatcataaatttggTCATGACAAGTGATTATGATTTGCAAGATTCATTGCTTTTAGTATACAAATCACTAGACAAAGATACTGTTACTAAATATTTCTACTAATATGAGATATTGTAAcgatttatttttcaattttacttGATTATTTCAAGgagatatataattaatactttcttTTTAGGCGTGTCAAAATCTTAAATGAAAGAATCCAAATATGTACTATAAAAATGAACAATACAAAAACAACGCAGCGATAGCAAACATTAGAGAACAGAAAAGGCAATAATACTTCGGAGTGTGACTATGAAACCCCCTCTTTCCAAATCCCAAAATTTCATCAACTTTCTACCAATAATTTATCTATTGCTACTACTACAATCATCAAGTATTGTAAAATCAGAAATTTGGTCATGGCAAGtgattaatgatttgaaagATCCATTAATTTTAGGGTGCAATTCACAAGACAAAGAtgtttcacaaacaacactacAACCAAATTCTCATTTAAGATGGAATgttgatattaatattaaacCAACATTAGCAAGTTGTGACATGCACACTTCTGATTTCAGCAAAAAAGGCTTTTTCTATGTCTTTGATTATGACAATTATAATGCTATGTGTAACAAAGGGCATTTGTGTAGTTGGCATGCTAGGACAGATGGATTGTATCTCTTTTCCGGTGGAAAACtt
This window encodes:
- the LOC107014713 gene encoding probable methyltransferase PMT3 translates to MMRGRSDGAQKKRLWTFVGIGAVLVVFLYMYFGSKSGGESALEYGSRSLRKLGSSYLGGDDNSDLSSRQEEKFGLEDGDGGIVSKSFPVCDDRHSELIPCLDRHLIYQMRLKLDLSLMEHYERHCPLPERRYNCLIPPPPGYKVPIKWPRSRDEVWKLNIPHTHLANEKSDQNWMVVKGEKIVFPGGGTHFHYGADKYIALIANMLNFTNNNLNDEGRIRTVFDVGCGVASFGGYLLSSDIIAMSLAPNDVHQNQIQFALERGIPAYLGVLGTKRLPYPSRSFEFSHCSRCRIDWLQRDGILLLELDRVLRPGGYFAYSSPEAYAQDEEDLRIWREMSTLVERMCWRIAAKKNQTVIWQKPLNNDCYMERPPGTQPPLCRSDNDPDAVWGVNMEACITPYSEHDHKVSGSGLAPWPARLSSPPPRLADFGYSNEMFEKDTETWRERVDHYWSLLSSKISSDTLRNIMDMKANLGSFAAALKDKNVWVMNVVPKDGPNTLKIVYDRGLIGTTHDWCEAFSTYPRTYDLLHAWTVISDAEKKGCSGEDLLLEIDRILRPTGFVIIRDKQHIIEFVKKHLSALHWEAVASTDSTSDPEQDNDEVVFVVQKKLWLTSGSIRDTE